The following nucleotide sequence is from Apodemus sylvaticus chromosome 2, mApoSyl1.1, whole genome shotgun sequence.
TCAGCAGTGGGGAGAAAACGGGGCCACAAAACCAGGCTCAGGGAGGTTTGGACATTCATgttgtctttctcttttgctgtCGCCAGGCTGATGAGATTGAGAAGATTTTATGCCATAAATTTATGCGCTTCATGATGATGCGAGCAGAGAACTTCTTCATCCTTCGAAGGAAACCTGTGGAGGTGAGGCCTGTGCTGCTGGTGATTTGATTGCTTGATTTTTGTAGTACTGTAGAACCCCAGGCCTTGCAAGGCTGTGCTACACCCCAGGTCTGTGGGATTGTAGCCTGTGggcagctgcttctccagcttaGGATTCACTGCCTGGGATGAGTCCGCCTGTAATGGCAGCAGGAGACAAAGACCCAGGAGAAGGCAGGTCTTCAGTGCCCTCCTGCTCAGGACCTTGGGTCTAGTCACAGACAAAACAGTGATCTCAGAATCCTTCCTGATTCTGTGGGCGTGGTGGGCATGCTTGTATTCCCCATGTggaggaggctaaggcagaagaatTGGGAGTCAGAGGCTAGTCTGAGCACATTGGCGTGGGGTGGGGCTCGGGGGAcgacaaaaaaagcaaaatgaaaacttGCCTACAACTGAAGTCCAGCCTCTTGGTGACACGGTAAACAGGGAATTACTTGTCTGCCTTTGTTTGAAGGTACTGAAAGGTACATAAGCTCCCGGCCAAGTCTCCCTGGTGACCTGGCAGCCACCGTGTTAGAGCAGCACAGACGGTCGCCCGGCATCCCGAGGGCCTTGCTGTTCCTCGCCTTGCTCCTGTCCTCAGTCTAACCACGAGCCCACTGGAGCTCAGTTCCTCACACATCCTCCTGAAGCGGACAGCCCCCGTCCCACCCTTCTCCACGTCAGTTGCCCTGTGCTTTTCACTATTGAATTGGAGCCTTTGAAATAAGATTTATGGGCCTTTCATTCCCTTGGCTCATTTCAAATACAAGGCTATTTGTGCCACGGGGACATCTGACCTGGCATACAGTTTTGAACTGGGTTCAGTTGCTTGGATCCAGCAGACACAAACGCATGCTCAccataccccaccccacctccagcaCCACTCGCACCCACCCGAGCAGGTTGGATTGCTGACTGACGGTTAATAGATAGCTCAGGAGAAAATGGTCGCCAGTTGGAAGCCTGTGAGTGAGTGGGGAAAAGATGCGACAACCAAGTGTCCCTGGGGGGCTAATTTTGTCTTCATTCTTCCTTCCCATGGCTTCTCTCCCTAGGGGTATGACATCAGCTTTCTCATCACCAACTTCCACACGGAGCAGATGTACAAACACAAGCTGGTGGACTTCGTGATCCACTTCATGGAGGAGATTGACAAGGAGATCAGTGAGATGAAGCTGTCGGTCAATGCCCGCGCGCGCATCGTGGCCGAGGAGTTCCTGAAGAACGTGAGTAGGGCCTCCCCCTCCTGATGCCAGACCAGAAGAAGCTGTGGGTTCTGGGTTGTCGTGGCACAGACAAGACAGTCCTGAGTCTCCTCAGACCCTGAGCACAGCCAGGTACTTTGAAGTACAAGGCAAAAGATTTCAGCCTTGACAGCCACagaaattttctatttctccAAGACCAGGAGGCAATTCACAAAGAAATTTAGGTGTGAGTTCTCCATTTTCCAGTTCTACATAGTCTTTCCCTGTCCTAGTTCAAACCCCCAAATGAGGAAGATAAAGTGCCTTGTGAATCATCTGAGACCAAAGGACAGCCCATCTCTTGAACAGACTTAAATATTTTTCCTCAGTGTCTGAAGCTACTATGGTTTCTTCACCATGTTTCCCGTTTCTCGTGGCTTGTGGCCATCTAACTGGAAGGCCTGCAGTGCTCAGAAGAGACGGATTGTTTACACTGTGGAGCTGGTAGTATTGTTTTGTCTAGAGATTCAGGACATGCCCCTACCTTCCTAACAATCTCCGGTTTGTTGAT
It contains:
- the Arpc4 gene encoding actin-related protein 2/3 complex subunit 4 yields the protein MTATLRPYLSAVRATLQAALCLENFSSQVVERHNKPEVEVRSSKELLLQPVTISRNEKEKVLIEGSINSVRVSIAVKQADEIEKILCHKFMRFMMMRAENFFILRRKPVEGYDISFLITNFHTEQMYKHKLVDFVIHFMEEIDKEISEMKLSVNARARIVAEEFLKNF